The stretch of DNA GGGATACCCTGATGTTGTTCCGTCAGATTGGTTTGCGCAGAGTACTTTATGGTTATATCATTTACCGAAAGAATATTTGACGATACTTCCCACTTTTGAAGAGGCAACAAGCACTAGCTTGAAAGAAAATCCTTCTTCTTCTCCGATTACTGTCAAAAATCCTGATATTCCCTCCCCTACGGAGAGTTCTCCTCTATTGCCAACAGAAACGGTTGAAGTAGAGTTTCCCCAACCGCAAAAAAAACGGCAGAACTTTTGGCGTCACTATCCTTTTGTCGAGCAACATAGTAGTTCCGATTGTGGGGTGGCTTGCTTAGTCATGATTAGTCGGTATTGGCAGAAACGGTTTAGTATTAACTCGGTACGACGTTTAGGTGATATTGGTCGTTCTGGAGCTTCTTTATCGGTTCTTGCGAAAGTAGCGGAAAAGCTAGGTTATATCACTAAACCAGTACGAGCCAGTTTAGGGGCTTTGGTGAATACAACGCAGAATAATCCTTGGATTGCTCATTGGCAAGGGGATCATTATGTTGTTGTCTATCGAGTCAATAGAAATAGAGTACTGATTGCTGATCCAGCGCGGGGAAAGCAGCGTTTATCTCGTAAACAATTCTTAGAAAGTTGGACTGGATATGCACTGCTACTGGAACCAACAACCGATTTAGAAGAATTCCCAGAAGAAAAACCGTCTTTAGGAAAATTCTTTAAGTTACTCTTACCTTATAAATCTACTGCGTTTCAAGTTATTGTTGCCTCACTGTTAATTCAACTGTTTGGTGTAGTCACCCCTCTGTTTACTCAGATTATTCTTGATCAAGTCGTGGTCAATAATAGCCTCACGATGTTGCATGTTTTTGCTCTCGGCATATTGTTTTTTGGCATGGCAGAGGTCATTTTATCCGGAACTCGGCAGTATTTACTGAGCTATTTATCCAATATCTTGGACTTGACCATGATTGGGGGATTTATTCGCCATACAATGAAACTGCCTTTAAAGTTTTTTGAATCGCGTCATGTCGGAGATATTATTACGCGAGTCAGTGAAAATAGGAAAATTCAACGTTTTTTACTGAACAAGGGCATGATTGCGTGGTTAGATATCCTAATGAGTGTGGTTTATTTAGGGTTAATGTTTTATTACAACTGGCGTTTAACCCTTTTAATTATTGCCCTAATTCCACCCATTGTTATCTTGACGTTAATTGCAACACCTTGGATTCGCAAAATTTCGCGAGAAGTTTTCAATCAGTCGGCAGAGCAAAATTCAGCTTTAGTTGAAACGATGACTGGTATCGAAACAGTTAAGACTACGGCTTCAGAACAAGAAATGCGCTGGCGTTGGGAAGATTATCTGACTGATTTTTTAAATATTCGCTTCCAAAGACAAAAATTAGTCGTGAAGCTTGAAGCGGCGAATAAACTGATCAATGTTATTGGTACAACTGCTTTGTTATGGTACGGCGCAAAATTAGTGATTCAAGGTCAGCTGAGTATTGGACAATTGGTGGCATTTAATATGCTATTGGGAAGAGTGATTAATCCAATTCTGACTCTTGCTAATGTTTGGGATGAATTACAAGAAGTTCTGATTTCAGTTGAACGACTTAATGATGTCTTTACAGTGCAATCAGAAGAAACCGCCGAACAAAATTTGTTAGCTTTACCTTCGCTCATGGGTGAAGTCAATGTTGACCATGTTACATTTCGTTATAGTTCTGATAGTGACCGTAATGCTGTTGATGGCATTACTTTCCAAGCCAATCCAGGAGAAACGATTGCTTTAGTCGGACGGAGTGGTTCGGGCAAAACAACATTGGCTAAACTACTACAAGGCTTGTATCAACCAGATTTTGGGCATATTTATATCGATGGTCATGATTTAGCCAATGTTTCTCCTCAGTCTTTGCGTTCGCAGTTGGGTGTTGTCTCCCAAGATTGTTTTCTCTTCTCAGGAACAATTCTTGAGAATATTACCCTTTATCGACCGGACTTTACGTTAGAAGAAGTGATTGAAGTCGCGAAACTGGCTGAAGCTCATAGCTTTATTCAAGCAATGCCGCTTGGTTACAATACAAAAGTCGGAGAACGGGGTGCCAATTTATCAGGAGGACAGCGACAACGGATCGCGATCGCGCGGGCTTTACTGGATAATCCTAAAATTTTAATTCTCGATGAAGCAACGAGTTCTCTTGATACTGAGTCAGAGCAACGATTTCAAGATAACCTAAAACGGGTCTCTCAAGAACGAACAACATTTATTATTGCCCATCGACTTTCAACTGTCCGTAATGCTGATTGTATTTTAGTGTTAGATCAAGGCTTATTAGTGGAAAAAGGGACTCATGAAGAATTGATTGGAGAACAGAAATTATACTATCATTTAGCACAACAGCAACTCGATATTTAATCAACATCTAACTAATTAAAATGAAAGGGTTCAGATAAATAAATTAATTTCAAAAAAATGCCAATTTGGCCAATATAATCTCAAAAAATATAATAAAATATGGAAATGAAGATGGACTATTCAAGATATTATGTCTTCAGAAAACTCATCTTCTGCTATGGAAAAATATCAGTCACAGACTGATTCTCAGAAGACTGAGCTAACAAATAAGAATGATCATAAAACTAATTCTTCAGCCCTTAGTACAACTACACATACTTCATCCTTAGAGCAACCTTCAGAGGAATGGTCTTCTTCTGTACAAAATCTTTTGGATAAACCCCCGGCTTCTTTTCCCTTACGTTCAATTTTCGGCAGTTTGGTCTTTTGTATTGCTATTGCAAGTTGGGCTTGGTTCGGGCATATTGATAAAGTAGGACAAGCACAAGGGAAGTTAATCCCTAAAGGTGATACTTATCAAATTGAACCGACCCGTAATGGTAAAATCAAAAAACTTTTGATTGAAGAAGGAGATACTGTAAAAAAAGGAGAAACTCTAGCTAAATTAAATGCTGAAAAAATTACGCAAAATATTAATCAATTAAATGAAAAGTTAGCCAATCATGAAAATCAGTTACAACAAAAAGAAAATTTATTAGAAACGAAAAAATCAGAACTTTTAAATAGTAAAAAGATTGCCACGACTGAAATAGAGTCAAAAAAAATCGCGATCGCGCAAACCAAAGAAAAAATTTCCGCGAAAACCAGACAGCTCCAAGCTATACAATTAGAAGTATCCCAAAATCAAAAGCGGGTAAAACGCCTGAAACCTCTTCAGCAAAATGGGGCAATTTCACAAGAATATTTATTTCAAGCTCAGCAATCTTTGCAAAGAAGCAGAATGAAACTAATCCGTATTCAAAATGAGGTTAAGACGGCACAACAAGAAATCAAGCGTTTACAAGTAAATCTCAGTCAAGCAAAAGATAAAAAAAAGCAACTTCAGCTAGAAGCTCAACAAAAAATCCAGCAACTTCAAATTAGTATAAATCAACTTAAAGGAAAAATAGAAAATACTAAACATGAATTAGCAATTACCAAGAATAAACAGAAAGAAACTCTATTAAAATCACCGATCAATGGTACAGTTTTATCTCTCAACTTGCAAAATATTGGTCAGGTGATTAAACCAGGACAAACAATTGCTGAGCTGGCACCTCAAAATAATCCCTTAGTTTTAGATGCTGCAGTTCCTGCTCAAGAAGCTGGCTTCTTAGAAAAAGGTATGTCAGTCAAGATTAAATTTAATGCCTATCCTTACCAAGACTACGGTGTAATTGAAGGCAATGTATTATCAATTTCTCCTAACTCACATACCAATAAAAAGGGAACATTTTATCAAGTTGAAATTGGTCTAGACCGCAACTACATTAAGCACAATCAAGAGAAAATTAAATTTAAAGCGGGTCAAAGTGCTAATGCTGAAATTATAATTCGTCGTCGCCGTATTGCTAATGTAATTTTTGATCCAATTAAAAAATTACAAGAAGGAGGCTTGAATTTATAAACGTTTGGCACGTAAACCGAAATATCAGAAATTCCAGAATTTTTGCTGTATACTATTTTGGTTAACACTCAATCAGTTTAAAGCTATGACTTAAGCGAAAATGCACACCTAATAAAAACGATTAAAAACAGGTTAACTATGTCAGATCATAAAGATTTTTCTAACAAACAGATTGATAATGTCATCAATGAAGATGAATTTGAAGAAATTATTAATGCTATTTCAGAGGGAGAATATTCTTGGGCTTGTGTATTGATGCTTGAAACAGCTGGATATAACCCCTTAAATCATATTCCATATCGGACGTATACTCGCTTAATAAAGAAGCACTGTAAATCTCGCACATCAAGCTATAAATCTCAGTCTAGGCAAATAATTCAATCCAATTCAAATGGTAGAGTAAATCTCCAAAATTCACTAATAAACTAATTTAAGTACAGCAAAAAAACAAAGAAAAAATGCCAGTCTGACCACACAAAACCTTTCAAATTTACTATAGTTTTAAATGTGAACAGCCACATGGCTTAATTCACAATTGCAGAAATCATGAAGGAGGAAATAATGATTATTTCCAATCTCGAACATTTAGAAGCTGTTTCCGAAGACAACGCAATTCAAGGTGGATTGAATATTTTTGATCAAAACATCGCTGCAAATATAGCTAGCGTGTCTCAATTACAAAATGGAGACACAAATGCTCAAAATGCTGTTGTTGCGCAAGTTAATAGTATCACCGATAATGATGCTGTTGGATTTTTGAGTAATTAATTTCCTAATTAAACAGCTAGCAATTCACTACAAATTAAGGAGACTGCAATGATTATTTCCAATCTTGAACATGTAGAAGCTATGTCTGAAGACAAAGCAATTCAAGGTGGATTTTCTGATTTAAATGCTGCTTTGAATTTGGCTAAAGTAAGTCAAGATCAAGCAGGCGTAGGGAATAATCAAGGCGTTGTTCTTGCCCAAATTAACAGTATCAATGACAACGTATTGATTTAAAAATCCAGCAATTCACTAGAAATCAAGGAGACTACAATGATTATTTCCAATCTCAGTTACCTAGAAGCTATGCCTGAAGATACTAAAGTTCAAGGTGGATTTTCCAATTTAAATGCTGCTTTGAACTTAGCTACAGTAGGCCAAGGGCAACTTGGAAAAGGTAATATCCAATCAGTTGCCATTGGGCAAACCAATGTTATTGAGAACTCCGATATCTTCCTCACTCCATCAGAGTAGGATACTACTGTAAATTAAGGATACGACAACGTTAAATCCTCCTTATGGGAAAGAAGCTAAGCTATTTTAGCTTCTTCCCAATTTTGCTTCATTAAACTTTGTCTCTGAACTAAAAGCTAGTTTTTTTACCACACATTAAGGAGAGGATAATGGTTATTTCCAATCTCAGTTACCTAGAAGATATATCTGAAGATACTAACTTAGAAGGTGGTGTTTCGATTGCACTTCCTAGTTCTAGTACAGTGGTTAATGGACCAGATATTAATGTTGGTTTTAATATA from Cyanobacteria bacterium GSL.Bin1 encodes:
- a CDS encoding ATP-binding cassette domain-containing protein: MTANLENNGEMASVTLSNQDIILQSLLTKKSVFTEIDQEQLATFSDRFEIFSFQLGDLVHEFSAPPGREVQEANNFSDCYLMCRGKVRLLSFDPEKQRSVSIQVLGKGELFGGDTLMRETCSSYQVVAAQSSETVQVARLAPFQQKHWFQENSQLKVPWLNAAQKRQALIFLKTLTELRKFPSHRLEKLVPYIQKIQIPAGQSLAQAAPAEAGRFWLRQGHIEPSSVEAWGYPDVVPSDWFAQSTLWLYHLPKEYLTILPTFEEATSTSLKENPSSSPITVKNPDIPSPTESSPLLPTETVEVEFPQPQKKRQNFWRHYPFVEQHSSSDCGVACLVMISRYWQKRFSINSVRRLGDIGRSGASLSVLAKVAEKLGYITKPVRASLGALVNTTQNNPWIAHWQGDHYVVVYRVNRNRVLIADPARGKQRLSRKQFLESWTGYALLLEPTTDLEEFPEEKPSLGKFFKLLLPYKSTAFQVIVASLLIQLFGVVTPLFTQIILDQVVVNNSLTMLHVFALGILFFGMAEVILSGTRQYLLSYLSNILDLTMIGGFIRHTMKLPLKFFESRHVGDIITRVSENRKIQRFLLNKGMIAWLDILMSVVYLGLMFYYNWRLTLLIIALIPPIVILTLIATPWIRKISREVFNQSAEQNSALVETMTGIETVKTTASEQEMRWRWEDYLTDFLNIRFQRQKLVVKLEAANKLINVIGTTALLWYGAKLVIQGQLSIGQLVAFNMLLGRVINPILTLANVWDELQEVLISVERLNDVFTVQSEETAEQNLLALPSLMGEVNVDHVTFRYSSDSDRNAVDGITFQANPGETIALVGRSGSGKTTLAKLLQGLYQPDFGHIYIDGHDLANVSPQSLRSQLGVVSQDCFLFSGTILENITLYRPDFTLEEVIEVAKLAEAHSFIQAMPLGYNTKVGERGANLSGGQRQRIAIARALLDNPKILILDEATSSLDTESEQRFQDNLKRVSQERTTFIIAHRLSTVRNADCILVLDQGLLVEKGTHEELIGEQKLYYHLAQQQLDI
- a CDS encoding HlyD family type I secretion periplasmic adaptor subunit, which encodes MSSENSSSAMEKYQSQTDSQKTELTNKNDHKTNSSALSTTTHTSSLEQPSEEWSSSVQNLLDKPPASFPLRSIFGSLVFCIAIASWAWFGHIDKVGQAQGKLIPKGDTYQIEPTRNGKIKKLLIEEGDTVKKGETLAKLNAEKITQNINQLNEKLANHENQLQQKENLLETKKSELLNSKKIATTEIESKKIAIAQTKEKISAKTRQLQAIQLEVSQNQKRVKRLKPLQQNGAISQEYLFQAQQSLQRSRMKLIRIQNEVKTAQQEIKRLQVNLSQAKDKKKQLQLEAQQKIQQLQISINQLKGKIENTKHELAITKNKQKETLLKSPINGTVLSLNLQNIGQVIKPGQTIAELAPQNNPLVLDAAVPAQEAGFLEKGMSVKIKFNAYPYQDYGVIEGNVLSISPNSHTNKKGTFYQVEIGLDRNYIKHNQEKIKFKAGQSANAEIIIRRRRIANVIFDPIKKLQEGGLNL
- a CDS encoding HetP family heterocyst commitment protein is translated as MSDHKDFSNKQIDNVINEDEFEEIINAISEGEYSWACVLMLETAGYNPLNHIPYRTYTRLIKKHCKSRTSSYKSQSRQIIQSNSNGRVNLQNSLIN